From a single Streptomyces sp. NBC_01264 genomic region:
- a CDS encoding aspartate-semialdehyde dehydrogenase, with protein sequence MRVGIVGATGQVGGVMRGILAERKFPVDELRLFASARSAGSTLEWEGREITIEDASTADYSGLDIVLFSAGGATSKALAEKVASQGAVVIDNSSAWRRDPEVPLVVSEVNPHAIRNRPKGIIANPNCTTMAAMPVLRPLHDEAGLTALIATTYQAVSGSGLAGVAELKGQACAVSEAADQLTFDGDAVQFPEPAVYKRPIAYNVIPLAGSIVDDGSFETDEEQKLRNESRKILEIPELKVSGTCVRVPVFAGHSLQVNVRFDRPLSVERAYELLKDAPGVELSEIPTPLQAAGKDASYVGRIRVDETTENGLALFLSNDNLRKGAALNAVQIAELVAEELRG encoded by the coding sequence GTGAGGGTCGGAATCGTCGGAGCCACCGGACAGGTCGGCGGAGTCATGCGCGGCATCCTGGCCGAGCGCAAGTTCCCGGTGGACGAGCTGCGGCTGTTCGCCTCGGCCCGTTCGGCCGGCTCCACCCTCGAGTGGGAGGGCCGCGAGATCACCATCGAGGACGCCTCCACGGCCGACTACTCCGGCCTGGACATCGTGCTCTTCTCCGCGGGCGGCGCCACCTCCAAGGCCCTCGCCGAGAAGGTCGCCTCGCAGGGCGCCGTCGTGATCGACAACTCCTCCGCCTGGCGCCGCGACCCCGAGGTCCCCCTCGTCGTCTCCGAGGTCAACCCGCACGCGATTCGGAACCGCCCCAAGGGCATCATCGCGAACCCGAACTGCACCACGATGGCCGCGATGCCGGTGCTGCGCCCGCTGCACGACGAGGCCGGTCTGACCGCGCTGATCGCCACCACCTACCAGGCCGTGTCCGGCTCGGGCCTGGCGGGCGTCGCCGAGCTCAAGGGCCAGGCCTGCGCGGTGTCCGAGGCCGCCGACCAGCTGACCTTCGACGGCGACGCGGTGCAGTTCCCGGAGCCGGCCGTCTACAAGCGTCCGATCGCCTACAACGTGATCCCGCTCGCGGGCTCGATCGTCGACGACGGCTCCTTCGAGACCGACGAGGAGCAGAAGCTCCGCAACGAGTCCCGCAAGATCCTGGAGATCCCGGAGCTCAAGGTCTCGGGCACCTGCGTGCGCGTGCCGGTCTTCGCCGGCCACTCCCTCCAGGTCAACGTCCGCTTCGACCGTCCGCTGAGCGTCGAGCGCGCCTACGAGCTGCTGAAGGACGCCCCGGGCGTCGAGCTCTCGGAGATCCCGACCCCGCTGCAGGCCGCCGGCAAGGACGCCTCCTACGTGGGCCGCATCCGCGTCGACGAGACCACCGAGAACGGCCTCGCGCTGTTCCTCTCCAACGACAACCTCCGCAAGGGCGCCGCGCTGAACGCGGTCCAGATCGCGGAGCTGGTCGCGGAGGAGCTGCGCGGCTGA
- a CDS encoding DUF1203 domain-containing protein, whose protein sequence is MTTHVTTHTVLAIAPAALSRLRTLDDAGRPCTPYEDPEGGAPLRCCLRRSVPGERIALVAYAPLRRWAAETGADPGAYDEQGPVFIHAADCGGPAPLTGLPFGHPGALRTARRYDAEGHILGGRVLDLAEDPDAVVGRALTEAFADPRTALVHVRAAEFGCYLFEVRRA, encoded by the coding sequence ATGACCACCCACGTGACCACCCACACCGTGCTCGCCATCGCCCCCGCCGCCCTCTCCCGCCTGCGCACCCTCGACGACGCCGGGCGGCCCTGCACCCCGTACGAGGACCCGGAGGGCGGCGCTCCGCTGCGCTGCTGCCTGCGCCGCAGCGTCCCCGGCGAACGGATCGCCCTCGTCGCGTACGCCCCGCTGCGCCGCTGGGCCGCCGAGACGGGCGCCGACCCCGGGGCCTACGACGAACAGGGCCCGGTGTTCATCCACGCCGCCGACTGCGGCGGACCGGCCCCGCTGACCGGCCTCCCCTTCGGCCACCCCGGCGCCCTGCGCACGGCCCGCCGCTACGACGCCGAGGGCCACATCCTCGGCGGACGGGTGCTCGACCTCGCCGAGGACCCGGACGCGGTGGTCGGGCGGGCGCTGACGGAGGCCTTCGCCGACCCGCGGACCGCGCTCGTCCACGTCCGCGCGGCCGAGTTCGGCTGCTACCTCTTCGAGGTCCGCCGGGCTTAG
- the pepN gene encoding aminopeptidase N, giving the protein MPGTNLTREEAQQRAKLLSVDSYEIELDLSGAQEGGTYPSVTTVRFQSAEAGAETFIDLVAPAVHEVVLNGKSLDVAAVFRDSRIALAHLAAGANELRVVADCAYTNTGEGLHRFVDPVDEQAYLYTQFEVPDARRVFASFEQPDLKATFRFTVTAPAGWTVISNSPTPEVPADNVWRFEPTPRISTYITALIVGPYHAVHSSYEGADGQSVPLGIYCRPSLAEFLDADEIFDVTRQGFTWFQEKFAYDYPFAKYDQLFVPEFNAGAMENAGAVTIRDQYVFRSKVTDAACETRAETILHELAHMWFGDLVTMEWWNDLWLNESFATYTSIACQAYAEGSKWPHAWTSFANSMKTWAYRQDQLPSTHPIMADIRDLDDVLVNFDGITYAKGASVLKQLVAYVGQDAFFKGVQAYFKAHAFGNTRLSDLLGALEETSGRDLTAWSKAWLETAGINILRPEIETDENGAITAFAVRQEAPALPAGAKGEPVLRPHRIAVGLYELTDGKLVRGERIELDIDGDLTAVPELIGRTRPAVVLLNDDDLSYAKVRLDEVSLANVTAHLGDFTESLPRALCWASAWDMTRDGELATRDYLALVLSGIGKESDIGVVQSLHRQVKLAVELYADPAWRDQGLAVWTEATLEHLRAAEPGSDHQLAWARAFAATARTEEQLAYLSALLDGSAELKGLAVDTELRWAFLERLVATGVADEPAIAAELERDKTAAGERHAATARAARPTAEAKAEAWASVVESDSLPNAVQDAVIGGFVQTDQRELLAPYTEKYFAAVKEVWETRSHEIAQQIAVGLYPSLQVSAETLAVTDAWLASAEPNAALRRLVSESRAGVERALRAQASDAAAAAQG; this is encoded by the coding sequence GTGCCAGGCACGAATCTGACCCGTGAAGAGGCTCAGCAGCGCGCGAAGCTGCTCAGTGTCGACTCGTACGAGATCGAGCTCGATCTCAGCGGAGCGCAGGAGGGCGGCACGTACCCCTCCGTGACCACCGTGCGCTTCCAGTCCGCCGAGGCCGGCGCCGAGACCTTCATCGACCTGGTCGCCCCGGCCGTGCACGAGGTCGTCCTCAACGGCAAGTCCCTCGACGTGGCCGCCGTCTTCCGGGATTCCCGGATCGCGCTCGCCCACCTCGCGGCCGGGGCCAACGAGCTCCGCGTCGTCGCCGACTGCGCCTACACCAACACCGGTGAGGGTCTGCACCGCTTCGTCGACCCGGTCGACGAGCAGGCCTACCTGTACACCCAGTTCGAGGTCCCGGACGCGCGCCGCGTGTTCGCGAGCTTCGAGCAGCCCGACCTGAAGGCGACGTTCCGGTTCACCGTGACGGCCCCCGCGGGCTGGACGGTCATCTCGAACTCCCCGACGCCCGAGGTGCCCGCCGACAACGTCTGGCGCTTCGAGCCCACCCCGCGCATCTCCACGTACATCACGGCCCTGATCGTCGGCCCCTACCACGCGGTGCACAGCTCCTACGAGGGTGCGGACGGGCAGTCCGTCCCGCTCGGCATCTACTGCCGGCCCTCGCTCGCCGAGTTCCTCGACGCCGACGAGATCTTCGACGTGACCCGGCAGGGCTTCACCTGGTTCCAGGAGAAGTTCGCGTACGACTACCCCTTCGCGAAGTACGACCAGCTCTTCGTGCCGGAGTTCAACGCGGGCGCGATGGAGAACGCGGGCGCGGTCACCATCCGCGACCAGTACGTCTTCCGCTCGAAGGTGACGGACGCGGCGTGCGAGACGCGCGCCGAGACCATCCTGCACGAGCTCGCGCACATGTGGTTCGGCGACCTCGTCACCATGGAGTGGTGGAACGACCTGTGGCTGAACGAGTCGTTCGCCACCTACACCTCCATCGCCTGCCAGGCGTACGCGGAGGGCTCGAAGTGGCCGCACGCCTGGACCTCCTTCGCCAACTCCATGAAGACCTGGGCGTACCGGCAGGACCAGCTGCCCTCCACGCACCCGATCATGGCCGACATCCGTGACCTGGACGACGTCCTGGTCAACTTCGACGGCATCACGTACGCCAAGGGCGCCTCCGTCCTCAAGCAGCTCGTGGCCTACGTCGGCCAGGACGCCTTCTTCAAGGGCGTGCAGGCCTATTTCAAGGCGCACGCCTTCGGGAACACGCGCCTGTCGGACCTGCTGGGCGCGCTGGAGGAGACCTCCGGCCGCGATCTGACCGCCTGGTCGAAGGCGTGGCTGGAGACGGCCGGCATCAACATCCTGCGCCCGGAGATCGAGACGGACGAGAACGGCGCCATCACCGCCTTCGCCGTCCGCCAGGAGGCCCCGGCGCTGCCCGCCGGCGCCAAGGGCGAGCCCGTTCTGCGCCCGCACCGCATCGCGGTCGGCCTGTACGAGCTGACCGACGGCAAGCTGGTGCGCGGCGAGCGGATCGAGCTGGACATCGACGGCGACCTGACGGCCGTGCCGGAGCTGATCGGCCGGACCCGTCCGGCCGTGGTCCTGCTGAACGACGACGACCTGTCGTACGCCAAGGTCCGCCTCGACGAGGTGTCCCTGGCCAACGTCACCGCGCACCTGGGTGACTTCACCGAGTCGCTGCCGCGCGCGCTGTGCTGGGCCTCGGCCTGGGACATGACCCGCGACGGAGAACTGGCCACCCGCGACTACCTCGCCCTCGTCCTGTCGGGCATCGGCAAGGAGTCGGACATCGGCGTCGTCCAGTCGCTGCACCGCCAGGTCAAGCTGGCCGTGGAGCTGTACGCCGACCCGGCCTGGCGCGACCAGGGCCTGGCCGTCTGGACGGAGGCCACGCTGGAGCACCTGCGCGCGGCCGAGCCGGGCAGCGACCACCAGCTGGCGTGGGCCCGCGCCTTCGCGGCGACGGCCCGCACCGAGGAGCAGCTGGCCTACCTGTCGGCGCTGCTGGACGGGTCGGCCGAGCTCAAGGGCCTGGCGGTGGACACCGAGCTGCGCTGGGCGTTCCTGGAGCGCTTGGTCGCCACGGGCGTCGCCGACGAGCCGGCCATCGCGGCCGAGCTGGAGCGGGACAAGACGGCGGCGGGCGAGCGGCACGCGGCGACGGCCCGTGCGGCGCGTCCCACGGCGGAGGCCAAGGCGGAGGCGTGGGCCTCGGTCGTGGAGAGCGACTCGCTCCCGAACGCGGTGCAGGACGCGGTGATCGGGGGCTTCGTCCAGACCGACCAGCGCGAGCTCCTGGCCCCGTACACGGAGAAGTACTTCGCGGCGGTCAAGGAGGTCTGGGAGACCCGTAGCCACGAGATCGCCCAGCAGATCGCGGTGGGGCTCTACCCGTCCCTCCAGGTCTCCGCGGAGACCCTCGCGGTGACGGACGCCTGGCTGGCCTCGGCCGAGCCGAACGCGGCGCTGCGGCGGCTCGTCTCCGAGTCCCGCGCGGGCGTGGAGCGCGCGCTGCGCGCCCAGGCGTCCGACGCGGCTGCCGCAGCCCAGGGCTGA
- a CDS encoding LysR family transcriptional regulator codes for MIEWDIKKLRILRTLAERGTVTATAEALHMTPSAVSQQLTNLARMLGVPLLEAQGRRVRLTDAAHLVLRHAEAVFAQLERADAELTGYLAGEAGEVRVGAFSTAVPVLVVPAVAALRRSHPGVEVRVRETEAAESYELLSAGGVDLALSLAAHAPTARDPRFTRRTLLEDPLDVALPPDHPLAGAGELRLADLSGDPWIYGGSGPWSEITRHACEAAGFVPEQAHSASGWTAILAMVEAGMGVALVPRMVASRAAGVAVRDLPHDRPTRHVVAALRRGSESAPAVAHVLAALRAVAAARP; via the coding sequence ATGATCGAGTGGGACATCAAGAAGCTGCGGATCCTGCGGACCCTCGCCGAACGGGGGACCGTGACCGCGACGGCCGAGGCGCTGCACATGACGCCCTCGGCCGTTTCGCAGCAGCTGACCAACCTGGCCCGGATGCTGGGGGTCCCGCTGCTGGAGGCCCAGGGCCGGCGGGTCCGGCTCACCGACGCCGCCCACCTCGTACTGCGGCACGCGGAGGCGGTGTTCGCGCAGCTGGAGCGGGCCGACGCGGAACTCACCGGATACCTCGCGGGGGAGGCGGGCGAGGTGCGGGTCGGGGCCTTCTCCACCGCCGTACCGGTCCTCGTGGTCCCGGCGGTCGCCGCCCTGAGGCGCTCGCACCCCGGCGTGGAGGTACGCGTACGGGAGACCGAGGCGGCCGAGTCCTACGAGCTGCTGTCCGCCGGGGGCGTCGACCTCGCGCTCTCCCTCGCGGCGCACGCCCCGACCGCCCGTGACCCGCGCTTCACCCGCCGGACCCTGCTGGAGGACCCCCTCGACGTGGCCTTGCCCCCGGACCACCCGCTGGCCGGAGCCGGCGAGCTGCGGCTCGCGGACCTGTCCGGGGACCCCTGGATCTACGGTGGCTCCGGGCCCTGGTCGGAGATCACCCGCCATGCGTGCGAGGCGGCGGGGTTCGTGCCCGAGCAGGCGCACTCGGCTTCCGGCTGGACCGCGATCCTGGCCATGGTCGAGGCGGGCATGGGCGTGGCGCTGGTGCCCCGCATGGTGGCGAGCCGCGCGGCGGGAGTCGCCGTCCGCGACCTGCCCCACGACCGGCCGACCCGGCACGTCGTCGCCGCCCTGCGGCGGGGCTCGGAGTCGGCCCCGGCCGTGGCCCACGTCCTGGCGGCCCTACGAGCCGTCGCCGCGGCCCGGCCGTAG
- a CDS encoding DMT family transporter encodes MAVMDRVRTVPQEAVPGKAKKGAAGLGVLLALLATVVWSGSFVATRGMADSIPPVQAVFWRWVIATVAIAPFAARQAWQQRALIRKHFGYVALATLFGVTLYNTLVHQAGLTTSASNMGMIMAAAPVIMALYARLGGEKLGARRTFGLALAALGVLLLVGKGSIRFDFAAGDLWMFGAALSFATYSALLKRKPAELGGLAFLLTTFVLGALMLAPAYAVSVGVQGGFQVTPSTAGMLLYVGVFSSAVAFFAWNKAVSMIGAARAGVVYYLQPVCVAGLGLLLLGETTGPTQLLCMALILGGVGLGARR; translated from the coding sequence GTGGCCGTCATGGACCGAGTCCGCACCGTCCCGCAGGAAGCAGTGCCCGGCAAGGCGAAGAAGGGGGCCGCCGGTCTCGGCGTGCTCCTCGCCCTGCTCGCGACGGTCGTCTGGTCCGGCAGCTTCGTCGCCACCCGCGGCATGGCCGACAGCATCCCGCCCGTCCAGGCCGTCTTCTGGCGCTGGGTGATCGCCACCGTGGCCATCGCCCCCTTCGCCGCCCGGCAGGCCTGGCAGCAGCGGGCCCTGATCCGCAAGCACTTCGGCTACGTCGCTCTGGCCACCCTCTTCGGCGTCACCCTCTACAACACCCTCGTCCACCAGGCCGGCCTGACCACCTCCGCCTCCAACATGGGCATGATCATGGCTGCCGCGCCGGTCATCATGGCCCTGTACGCCCGGCTCGGCGGCGAGAAGCTCGGAGCCCGGCGCACCTTCGGACTGGCCCTCGCCGCCCTCGGCGTGCTCCTGCTGGTCGGCAAGGGATCGATCCGCTTCGACTTCGCCGCAGGAGACCTGTGGATGTTCGGCGCCGCCCTGTCCTTCGCCACGTACAGCGCGCTCCTCAAGCGCAAGCCCGCCGAACTGGGCGGCCTCGCCTTCCTGCTGACCACCTTCGTCCTCGGCGCGCTGATGCTCGCCCCGGCCTACGCGGTGTCCGTCGGGGTCCAGGGCGGCTTCCAGGTCACCCCCTCCACCGCCGGAATGCTCCTGTACGTCGGCGTCTTCTCCTCCGCCGTCGCCTTCTTCGCCTGGAACAAGGCCGTTTCGATGATCGGCGCCGCCCGCGCCGGAGTCGTCTACTACCTCCAGCCGGTCTGCGTCGCGGGCCTCGGCCTGCTGCTCCTCGGCGAGACGACCGGGCCGACGCAGCTCCTCTGCATGGCGCTGATCCTGGGCGGCGTGGGTCTGGGTGCCCGGCGGTAA
- a CDS encoding EamA family transporter, whose product MKRITTLALTALAPISWGSTYAVASELLPPDRPLFTGVMRALPAGLLLTALARKLPTGRWWWKAAVLGGLNIGAFFPLLFLSAYRLPGGVAAVLGSAGPLFVVGLAALLLGERARLRTVLAAVVAAFGVSMVVLTAEARLDLVGVVAGVVSSASMGAGTVMTKRWGRPEGVGPLAMTGWQLTAGGLIIIPVAALVEGAPPALDGKAFLGYGYMMLINTGIAYWLWFRGIGQLTATSVTLLGPLSPLTAAVIGWAALGQALSPVQVLGMVIAFGATVAGQLAAGSAGAPRPKAEPFSSAEETHRNVSMDLTGGPVRR is encoded by the coding sequence GTGAAGCGCATCACCACCCTCGCCCTGACCGCCCTCGCCCCCATCTCCTGGGGCTCCACCTACGCCGTGGCCTCCGAGCTGCTGCCGCCCGACCGGCCGCTGTTCACCGGCGTGATGCGCGCCCTGCCCGCCGGACTGCTCCTCACGGCCCTCGCGCGGAAGCTGCCCACGGGGCGGTGGTGGTGGAAGGCGGCCGTCCTCGGCGGGCTCAACATCGGCGCCTTCTTCCCGCTCCTGTTCCTCTCCGCCTACCGCCTGCCCGGCGGGGTCGCGGCGGTACTGGGCTCCGCCGGACCGCTCTTCGTCGTGGGGCTCGCCGCCCTGCTCCTGGGCGAGCGGGCCCGGCTGCGGACCGTGCTCGCCGCCGTCGTGGCGGCCTTCGGCGTCAGCATGGTCGTGCTGACCGCGGAGGCGCGGCTCGACCTGGTCGGGGTGGTGGCCGGCGTCGTCTCCTCCGCCTCGATGGGTGCGGGCACCGTCATGACCAAGCGGTGGGGGCGGCCGGAGGGCGTCGGCCCCCTGGCCATGACCGGCTGGCAGCTCACCGCGGGCGGCCTGATCATCATCCCGGTCGCCGCGCTGGTGGAAGGGGCGCCGCCGGCGCTCGACGGCAAGGCCTTCCTCGGCTACGGCTACATGATGCTGATCAACACCGGCATCGCGTACTGGCTCTGGTTCCGCGGCATCGGGCAGCTCACCGCCACGTCGGTCACCCTCCTCGGCCCGCTCTCGCCGCTCACCGCCGCCGTCATCGGCTGGGCCGCCCTGGGGCAGGCGCTGTCTCCGGTGCAGGTGCTGGGCATGGTGATCGCCTTCGGTGCCACCGTCGCGGGGCAGCTCGCGGCGGGCTCGGCGGGCGCGCCGCGGCCGAAGGCCGAACCGTTCAGTTCTGCTGAAGAAACCCATCGAAATGTTTCGATGGACCTGACGGGTGGACCGGTGCGACGGTAG
- a CDS encoding MarR family winged helix-turn-helix transcriptional regulator — MTDKDPVDAVDAITDQWFAVRPDLDTTPMAVFGRIYRISKAMGDAMEKAYGRYGISRGEFDVVATLRRSGTPYTLSPRQLSATLMLTTGGMTGRLDKLEKAGLLCRNPDPDDRRGLRVTITDRGLALIDEAVGAGLEVQREALTGLDEAEITALTALLRKVMAGVP, encoded by the coding sequence ATGACCGACAAGGACCCCGTCGACGCGGTCGACGCGATCACCGACCAGTGGTTCGCGGTGCGACCCGATCTGGACACCACGCCCATGGCCGTCTTCGGCCGGATCTACCGGATCTCCAAAGCCATGGGCGACGCGATGGAGAAGGCCTACGGGCGCTACGGGATCTCGCGCGGGGAGTTCGACGTCGTGGCCACGCTGCGCCGGAGCGGAACCCCGTACACGCTCTCGCCCCGCCAGCTCTCGGCCACGCTGATGCTCACCACGGGCGGGATGACGGGACGGCTCGACAAGCTGGAGAAGGCCGGACTGCTCTGCCGCAACCCCGATCCGGACGACCGCCGGGGGCTCCGGGTGACCATCACCGACCGGGGCCTCGCGCTCATCGACGAGGCGGTCGGGGCGGGGCTGGAGGTGCAGCGCGAGGCGCTCACCGGGCTGGACGAGGCGGAGATCACGGCGCTCACCGCCCTGCTGCGCAAGGTGATGGCGGGGGTTCCGTAG
- a CDS encoding 4-alpha-glucanotransferase: MDDLARLAALYGVATTYQPAEDVTLRVPEATVAAVLRRLGVNTDTPESLRADLAAAEREAAHRLLPRVLVWWAGSRPPVELAALPPGTRTLLEAEAEAESAADSEADSARAPEAAGRAVPWSAADAGEPPLGVHLIHAEAPDGRTATATLIVAPDRAPAAPERTHGLLVQLYSVLSERSWGMGDLGDLAELARWAGRVHGAGFVQVNPLHAAVPGTPTDPSPYRPSSRRFPDPVHLRIEDVPEYADCPERAALAELADRGAQLRCEVLEKGALIDRDAVWALKRAALELLYAVPRTPERDADYGRFRAAQGAELDRHAAWCAGHAGEDPQARADFHRWLVWLTDAQLAAAQRAAKEAGMAVGIVHDLAVGVHPEGSDATGAPFGAPHYARAVSVGAPPDAFNARGQDWGLPPWRPDRLAATGYAPLRALLRGVFRYAGALRIDHVMGLFRLWWIPEGAPPAEGAYVAYDGEAMLALLVLEAHRAGALVIGEDLGTVQPGVRQALARRGVLGTSVLWFERDWGGDGEPLEPERWRADCLATVTTHDLPPTAAKLAGSHVELRDRLGLLTRPAERERAEDSADTARWLDVLEDLGLDTKGEEAAVRALYAFLLRTPARLVGVWLPDAVGDRRPQNLPGTWDQYPNWRLPVADAEGRPLSLEALAASARANALLGAVRGAAGTRTAPPGARGV; the protein is encoded by the coding sequence ATGGACGACCTCGCCCGGCTCGCGGCCCTGTACGGAGTCGCCACCACCTACCAGCCCGCCGAGGACGTCACCCTCCGGGTCCCGGAGGCCACCGTCGCCGCCGTACTGCGGCGGTTGGGGGTGAACACGGACACCCCGGAGTCCCTGCGCGCGGACCTGGCCGCGGCCGAACGCGAAGCGGCGCACCGGCTGCTGCCGCGCGTGCTGGTGTGGTGGGCCGGCTCCCGGCCCCCCGTGGAGCTGGCCGCCCTGCCCCCGGGGACGCGGACCCTGCTGGAGGCGGAGGCGGAGGCGGAATCTGCCGCGGACTCGGAGGCGGACTCGGCCCGGGCCCCGGAGGCGGCGGGCCGCGCGGTGCCCTGGAGCGCGGCCGACGCGGGGGAGCCGCCGCTGGGCGTGCACCTGATCCACGCGGAGGCCCCCGACGGCCGCACCGCGACCGCCACCCTGATCGTGGCCCCCGACCGGGCCCCGGCGGCCCCCGAACGTACCCACGGGCTGCTCGTCCAGCTCTACTCGGTGCTCTCCGAACGCTCCTGGGGCATGGGCGACCTGGGCGACCTGGCGGAGCTGGCGCGCTGGGCGGGCCGTGTCCACGGAGCCGGCTTCGTCCAGGTCAACCCGCTGCACGCGGCCGTGCCCGGCACCCCGACCGACCCCTCCCCGTACCGGCCCTCCTCGCGCCGCTTCCCCGACCCGGTGCACCTGCGGATCGAGGACGTCCCCGAGTACGCCGACTGCCCGGAGCGGGCCGCCCTCGCGGAACTGGCCGACCGGGGTGCGCAGTTGAGGTGCGAGGTGCTGGAGAAGGGGGCGCTGATCGACCGGGACGCCGTCTGGGCCCTCAAGCGGGCCGCCCTGGAGCTGCTGTACGCCGTCCCGCGGACCCCCGAACGGGACGCGGACTACGGGAGGTTCCGTGCCGCGCAGGGCGCGGAGCTGGACCGGCACGCCGCCTGGTGCGCCGGGCACGCCGGGGAGGATCCGCAGGCCCGGGCCGACTTCCACCGCTGGCTGGTCTGGCTGACGGACGCCCAGCTCGCCGCCGCCCAGCGTGCGGCCAAGGAGGCCGGGATGGCGGTCGGCATCGTGCACGACCTGGCCGTCGGGGTGCACCCGGAGGGCTCGGACGCCACCGGCGCCCCCTTCGGAGCCCCGCACTATGCCCGGGCCGTCTCCGTCGGCGCCCCACCGGACGCCTTCAACGCGCGCGGCCAGGACTGGGGACTGCCCCCGTGGCGGCCCGACCGGCTGGCCGCCACCGGGTACGCGCCGCTGCGGGCGCTGCTGCGGGGGGTGTTCCGGTACGCGGGCGCCCTGCGGATCGACCACGTCATGGGACTCTTCCGGCTCTGGTGGATCCCGGAAGGGGCCCCGCCCGCCGAAGGCGCGTACGTCGCGTACGACGGGGAGGCGATGCTCGCCCTGCTGGTCCTGGAGGCGCACCGGGCCGGAGCCCTGGTCATCGGCGAGGACCTCGGCACCGTGCAGCCGGGGGTCCGTCAGGCGCTGGCCCGGCGCGGGGTGCTGGGCACCTCGGTGCTGTGGTTCGAGCGGGACTGGGGCGGCGACGGGGAGCCGCTGGAGCCGGAGCGCTGGCGGGCCGACTGCCTGGCCACCGTGACCACCCACGACCTGCCGCCCACGGCCGCCAAACTGGCCGGCTCCCACGTGGAACTGCGCGACCGGCTCGGCCTGCTGACCCGGCCGGCCGAGCGGGAGCGGGCCGAGGACTCCGCCGACACCGCGCGCTGGCTGGACGTACTGGAGGACCTCGGGCTCGACACCAAGGGCGAGGAGGCCGCCGTACGGGCCCTGTACGCGTTCCTGCTGCGCACCCCGGCCCGGCTGGTCGGGGTGTGGCTGCCCGACGCGGTGGGCGACCGGCGCCCGCAGAACCTGCCCGGCACCTGGGACCAGTACCCCAACTGGAGGCTCCCGGTGGCCGACGCGGAGGGGCGGCCGCTGAGCCTGGAGGCGCTGGCCGCCTCGGCGCGGGCGAACGCCCTGCTGGGGGCGGTGCGGGGGGCCGCGGGCACCCGTACGGCACCCCCGGGCGCGCGCGGCGTTTAG